In Lathyrus oleraceus cultivar Zhongwan6 chromosome 2, CAAS_Psat_ZW6_1.0, whole genome shotgun sequence, the DNA window TAACACGTTAAATCAACGACAACATCAAGGACTGCATTGACAATTCCCCTGATGCACACAATGTACTCAAGCATGAAATGTGTCAACCGGGCTAAACCAACAAACCTTCCTAGTATTTGCCTTTGCAACTTGTATGTCAAGCACATCACAGACATCCAACAACTTCTCTTTATTACACTTGTCAAATTTTTCTTTTACTTTAATCATTTGCTTTTCCTGCAGTAACAACATTTGGTTTTAGAACCTTAGGCATAAAAGCAAGAATTCATTTTGTTATATATAACTTGGTTGCCAGTTACAAGCATACCTCATTTTCATACCATACAAAACCAGAGAACCTTGATATGTTTTTCTTAACCTCAGGTGCCTGTAAATTACACAGCAAAACATTAGTTAAATAGAAGCAAAATAACATCTGTTTGACCTGTTAATTTCATTATTCCATGTAAGTGTAACCTTTTAACAGTCTAAGGATGAACTCTCCTATAACATTAACTATATATGTTAACAGAAAACAAGTGGTGAAAAATATCAGTAATGAAAAACTTTGATTGTTCGAGAAGTAGGATATTATACCTTTCCTCTCCTACAAAAGAGGATTGTATGTAACATTTCGAACACTGAATTGTTATGAAACTAGCAGCAGTGGCTGCCCAAAAAGTCTGCCCAAAAAGTTTCTGAGTCATGATTCTCATAACAACAGCAATATGAAATAACAATAATCTGAAATAAATAAACATGATTCTCATAAATAACAACAATCTGAAATAAAtaaacataacaaatgatccATGAACATTATGCAGAGGCATTACCTTCCTGATGACCAGCAAACGCAGTAGCTACTGAAACGGTTCCATCCTTAGTTTCAAAAAATGACTCCAAAAAAGAAAGGCTTGTCTTATTGAATCACAAAGTGACTCcaaaatattcaaaaattcacagctgcaaatcaaatcaaatcagTATAGTTAAACCAATGTAAGACATAAAACAAAACTATATTTTTCATACCTAGGCGAGAATTAAACAGGCCCAGCCTGTGTaggagcagctgctccaccagTAGCTACTTGAAACTCTACAAGTTGTTTAAACATACGTTAAACATATAGCAAGAGGCTTAATTTTAACAAATATTAAAATAATGTTAAAAGAGACAAAGTTTTCATTAATAACGTACCTGAAACAATTGATTCACTAATCTCATATTCTTCAGTCATATTAAGGACATTTAGATCATTGTCAGAAGGCTTCAACCAGTTTTGAGTACATATAAGCGCTTCGACCATATCTGGACTCAAAGAGCTCCTATAGATATCTAAAATCCTCCCCCCCGTGCTAAAAGCACTTTCTGAGGCTACACTAGAAACAGGTGTTGCCAACACATCCCGAACCAAGGTTGCTAATATAGGATAACGGGTGCAATTTTCCTTCCACCAATTAAGAATACTAAAATTTTCCCCTCCCCGCAACAAGGGTCACCTAAGTACTTCTCTagttcattttcattttcaattgTGTCTTTTTCCTTCAGATGTTTCTTAAAAGCATTAGCCCTTGTAAAAGGTGATGGTTCTTTTGGTTGGGAAGATGCTTCTCCAAGGGAAGTGCTCCCTGGTGCACTTAAAGGACTAGCCCCAACATTCTTATCATGATCAGATTTATGCCAATTATATAGTTTAAACAAACTAGTTTTGACACATTCAATATTTTTCTTGGCAAGGTCACTAGAATGCCCATACATATCATTAAAAGACCACTCAATATAGTTAAACTTAAACCTAGGATCAAAGATCACTCCATAGTAAAGAAAATGATTCACTTTTCCCACATCCCCCCAATACTTATCATATTTAACCTTCATATGTGAAATCATTGGAGCCACATAAGAATTCAAGTTAAATGAAGCTTCTTGAAGCTCACACAAAATTGAAGACAAGTTATGAAAAGCTAAATGCAAGGACACTTCTTGCGAAGTTGAAAACACTTTGGTTGCCTCATAGAAGGTTTGTAAGAAAACCACAAAAGCCCTAACTTTTTTCCAATCCTGAGAACTGGGTGGACCGGTAAGGAGGTCAAAATATTCGATGTATCCAGGATCCTCATCAATCATATTGTCAAATGCAGCTTCAAACTTTTCAGCAGCATCCAACATTAGGTAAGTGGAATTCCACCTTGTAGAAACATCAAGACAAAGTTTTTTTTTACAAGTTATGCCCGCAAGTTCAACACACTCCTTAAACTTCATAGCTCTTTGTGGAGAAGACCTTACAAACCTAACAGCAGTGCGAACTGATTCAATAGACCCTTCATGTTCTTTTTCACCATCTCTCACTACCAAGTTCAAGACATGGGCAGCACACCTCATATGCAAATAATCACCTACACCCAGTAAAGCATTCTTGCTCTTAAGTCTTCTATCCAAATAACTCACAGCCACATCATTTGCTGTTGCGTTATCCAGGGTAATTGTAGACACTTTCCTAAGCCCCCATTCCCTCAAAACGTCCTCGACTTTCATGCCAATGGTATCACTTTTGTGATTTGGAACTAAAGAGAAactaataatttttttttggtatttCCAAGCAGTGTCAATGAAGTGTGCAGTGGTGGCCATATAACTAAGGTTTTGTATCGAAGTCCAACAGTCTGTGGTTAGTGCAACCCTAGTACAATCAGATTTAAAAAAGGCTTTAAGACGTGACTTTTCAGCTAGGTAAAGCTAAAAACAATCCCTAGCAACGGTCCTCCTAGTAGGGATAGCCATTTGGGGTTGCAATTGTTTACACATTTGCTTAAAACCAACACCCTCAACCACTCTAAAGGAATGTTCATCAAGGATAACAAAGGTATTAATGGCCTTCCTACAGGCTGCAGCATTAAACCTTTGACTAGTTGGAACTAAAAACCCACCCTCGCCGCTTACAAGGTTTGTCTGATTGGGGTCTTTCAACAAAAGGGCAGGGTTTTTGTAACACACTTTCGAGTGAGCTAGCATGTTAGAAGTACCATGTGTTTTAGGGTCACATCGGTACCTTTTATGACAGTGTTTACACGCGGCTATAGGTTCAGGCTCATCCGGTAAAATGTTAAACTCTTCCCAAACCGTAGAAGTTTTTCTACTACCACTAGCATTAAGTTTCCTTTTTCGAAGTGGAGGGAGTGCAGTACCAGCAGCTGCTCCTATAATTCATACATTTAAAAATGACAGCATAACATGTATCACTTATTAAACAAACACTCAGTATAAAAATGACAGGTGATGGCATTACCTTGACTCACTCCTTGATCTACAACTCCGCTAGGAACTCCAACTCCTTGCAAGCTAGGAACTCCAACTCCTTGCAAGCTACTTTTGCCGCGCTCCATCTTCCAGTACCAAAACACAACCAACAAAACAAGAATTGTCAATTAGAAACATAAAACAGAAGGAAAAAGATGAGATGAGAAATACACATGGGTGGTGATTTGTGGTTGAATAATGGATGGCGACGGTTCTTCGTTAAACAATGAAACCACGAACTAGCATCAACCGAAAAATTGGAAGGTAGAAAGAGTTAGTTCTTAAACGATGAAACCACGAACTGGAAATTGAAAGGATGAACCCTAGAATCAACCGATTACCTGAGAGAATGATGAACCCTAGCGGAGTAACGTTGCTGTTTGTGCGTATGAATCTCACGAAGAAGTGGAACTAATGAATTGAGATTTGAGACTGAGAGAAGTGATGAACCCTAACGTTGCTGTTTCTACTGAACCCTAGCGAAGAAGTGGTCTATAACATAATTTCTACTGAACCGGTCGGTTTAGGATATCATCGGGTCCATAAATTCAAACCTAAACCGATCGGTTTAACCCATGTGAACCCAAGATTATTCAAACCGTCAAACCGAAAAACCGACTCACCCGAACCGGTGTCTAAGGGGCCACATGGTTTGGTCGGTTTGGGCTGGGTTTCATTAATTTGTCCAGCGCTAGTGACACGGAGAGACATCAACAAGGGATATTTGGGGTAGGGTCAAGTGTTTTGTATCTCGATGAAGCTTTACATGTCCTTTTGTCCTACTCGATGAAGTTCTAGAATGAGCTTTAGTAATTGGGGATGCTGCTATGGGCCTTTCAACCACGTGGCGAAAACTTTACTTcgtacccctacaattgtacccacACCCCTACATTTAAAAATTTTGACCAAAATACCttcatataaatagggtatattttccATTTCTAAAATTTTTTACCATTTCTTTTCAAGAGTTCCGAAGAAGATAAATTTTTGACTTTTTGGCATTGTAAACCGGAATACTCAGAGTAAGTCTTCTGGTTCATGAAATGTATACCGGAACACATGTCTAAAGAGTTCCGGTTTGTTGCCTTTAGGGGGCactgaaccggaagtcttttagaaagtcttccggtttggattgttgtataccggaagtctttcttaaagacttccggtttggatgATCTAAACTGGAACTCTTTAAGAAAGTGTTCCGGAAGTCATCTTGTTTTTTTACTcaccggaactcttctttgaagtgttccggtacgtttttttttttttaattaattatttttttaaactttttttttgcagtggttcgaagacgaggtgcagatggtaggattccaatccgcacgttagaccggggtgcatcttcatctgcagctgagccggctggatatccaggagggtcgtacgatacgtctcttttggtgaagtacgagcatcatgttgctcgacatttatggttcggtgaggtaagtaaacgggctatatttgaaaatgaataatagttgaatatttaattttttgttttctaacatgtgttttaattgtttttaggaaagaggtccaaagaaagagttgaaggttgctggacatggactgaagttgacttctagggttccattggcTCTTCCACCACAGATGGAGAATTGGGTATCTAGATCCGGTTTATCTTCACTGCAGAGAACCagtctgaacaagatagacacaaatcttgtctctgcatttgtggaaagatggcatctagagacatcttcatttcacataccgtttggtgaaatgagcattactttagatgatgtcgcatgtctacttcacttgcccatcaggggTATCTTCTGGAGTCCTCGGGATGTGACTGAAGAGGTAGCTGTTGAACTTGCTGTTGACTACCTAGGAGTGTCACAGGGTCAGGCACAGTCACATGTTCGTAGCTGCAGGGGGTCGTATTacaagttggagtggttatacgatttattcgtacagcatagagctgcttccagctgggcatatgcgaccaaaacatatctattgatgttggtgggttccaccataTTTGCTGATAAGACCTTTACACTTATAGAGGCACGATACCTCCTCATGTTTACGGACTTGGATAGATGTTcaggatatagttggggagcagctgcactagttaccctctacagatatcttggagatgcgtccatgtacagttgcaaacagctcggtggatatcctactctcctacaggtatataatttaattttgtttattaagtgttggattcattttataaaatatgttaacttaatttattttatttattatgtttgtattttgtaacagtgttggattcacgagtactttccaactgttggaaaaagaggggagaattggaaACCTGTTGATAAATGTGGTCTTCCCCGGGTGACGAGATGGTCGTATAGGCAGGGAGTCCTGAAGGTTgatgatttacgacctattttggacgagctgacacctgccgacgtcatatggcgtttatttgaggatcatagagcatggcgtgtatttgatgagatatgtctttacaggggctgtttgaagtggggtgaaacagttgttccatacttgcctgatagatgtttacgtcagttcgggtataggcagtatgttccatctccacctctggattgtatgatggcgaaggatattgatgttgattggatcaGTTACCATCAGAGTTTTATCGCTGTGATCGGTCCATCTACCgtggccaccactccatctgatgTAAAAGATGGTTATCTGAAGTGgtattatcgtgtttcccatccacggttggtccctccccatcgtgacGATCCTAGAGAGGTACCAGTACCTGTATATGACGCCGGGCCATCTGATCCTgattgggctcgtgtatctacattgattcatcgctatctgagacaggttaatgccgaagaggaagatccacagttttctgatttatttgaagcttttcatatttctcgttcacattgatttatgtattaagttttagaactgaatataatagacataataTAAAATTCATGTTTTTATTACATATTTATGTTTTGAGTACATAATGATGCTAATACAGGTGTAAGTAATTGTCAATGTTGCATACGTCctgcaaatcctaacatccaagtAGTTGTTATATGAGAACGAAAtttcttccaatctaatgtgaccggtggcaatggaaacccctctttcatgttaacctgctaaagtaaaataattaaaatattaagtcatataacataaaatattaactgaaataatgtagtgaaataattaaaatatttaggcatataaatacgtacctgaacccaatgattgtggttaacaaaaccaatgcaataaatagagacatttggtgaatgtgaacttgtcatcggaaagaaagtcatgcacggattgcctaaacagacaagtacaacattatagcgattcgctatcaagtaacccatatctggtagactcaaccatttttcaggtggttgtgaaccaaaggattctatcatcaaagattctctcacttctgacaaccgattagaaaataacttgtcatacaaagttgacctatccttgtctattatttccaaccccaactctctgcgaaccattggccaaccatcctcaccatatccatgcagtgatgcaatgactctaaatccacaattaccatctgattcaacattaactacatcttcaatgtatgacctaatatgattaggaaattgaagaatgaattgtggttgcttctttgataattttatcttcttcgaagtctgtgatggttgagattgcctttatgaagattgagatgccttatcaacatactcatgatacgaagggtccctataaacatcatattctgctggttttttccctttcttcttcactcctcctttggtttttagtttctcaggtggtggacacaatggagtcattgttgggtatgctagttcacataccctactctttaatgcccttttcccaataacatctaatgacctaaatcgTCTCCATAACTCATCCATTGCAGaagtcatatccacctctgatccatcatcttcacctacctctaactcaacttccatagttagtttcctccaatgaacatgaacaacatcaatgggtatcggtataccacctagtgtgtatcttcctaactcacaagcacaaggtaacccataagatgttctaagagtacaaccacatatttgcctgttagttccaacataatcaactctcaataactcttcaacaatacgtctcaaagcagctcgagatacggaaccacgcaaataaccataaaagggacTTACGTGTGCGTGCTTaacttc includes these proteins:
- the LOC127119934 gene encoding zinc finger BED domain-containing protein RICESLEEPER 2-like produces the protein MKVEDVLREWGLRKVSTITLDNATANDVAVSYLDRRLKSKNALLGVGDYLHMRCAAHVLNLVVRDGEKEHEGSIESVRTAVRFVRSSPQRAMKFKECVELAGITCKKKLCLDVSTRWNSTYLMLDAAEKFEAAFDNMIDEDPGYIEYFDLLTGPPSSQDWKKVRAFVVFLQTFYEATKVFSTSQEVSLHLAFHNLSSILCELQEASFNLNSYVAPMISHMKVKYDKYWGDVGKVNHFLYYGVIFDPRFKFNYIEWSFNDMYGHSSDLAKKNIECVKTSLFKLYNWHKSDHDKNVGASPLSAPGSTSLGEASSQPKEPSPFTRANAFKKHLKEKDTIENENELEKYLGDPCCGEGKILVFLIGGRKIAPVILY
- the LOC127123539 gene encoding uncharacterized protein LOC127123539, coding for MERGKSSLQGVGVPSLQGVGVPSGVVDQGVSQGAAAGTALPPLRKRKLNASGSRKTSTVWEEFNILPDEPEPIAACKHCHKRYRCDPKTHGTSNMLAHSKVCYKNPALLLKDPNQTNLVSGEGGFLVPTSQRFNAAACRKAINTFVILDEHSFRVVEGVGFKQMCKQLQPQMAIPTRRTVARDCF
- the LOC127123538 gene encoding DEK domain-containing chromatin-associated protein 3, with the protein product MLHTILFCRRGKAPEVKKNISRFSGFVWYENEEKQMIKVKEKFDKCNKEKLLDVCDVLDIQVAKANTRKEDIIAKLINFLVAPHVTRAVLLEEQEKSIKGKKRKRITKQGSSRSGASTSKRSAKVRFHVFNC